One genomic segment of Natrialbaceae archaeon AArc-T1-2 includes these proteins:
- a CDS encoding HalOD1 output domain-containing protein: protein MAQTESVSVQVVRKVADCEGVDPAALQPPLQTVIDTDALDSLFRLGDETTHADGVVEFTYKGYPVTVDSTGRVDVAQPRASNDCTSGETTE from the coding sequence ATGGCCCAGACGGAGTCAGTCAGCGTGCAGGTCGTCAGGAAGGTTGCCGACTGCGAAGGTGTCGACCCGGCCGCGTTACAACCGCCGCTTCAAACAGTCATCGATACGGACGCACTCGACTCGTTGTTTCGGCTAGGCGACGAAACGACACACGCCGACGGGGTGGTCGAGTTCACGTACAAAGGGTATCCGGTGACCGTCGACAGTACCGGCAGGGTAGACGTCGCCCAGCCACGTGCGAGCAACGACTGTACGTCGGGCGAGACGACCGAGTGA
- a CDS encoding thioredoxin family protein: MTRRHRFPARIRLSSMDAAKPIRIDDEAALESFLDDHDVALVELYTEGCPKCQAMEPVLGNVARATDVAVGMVNPRDDPALVDRFAVQSVPLLVLFEDGDERARKAEGFQGVDDVIAFLEEHVPSAVNES; encoded by the coding sequence CTGACACGCCGACATCGTTTTCCAGCGCGAATCCGTCTCTCGAGTATGGACGCTGCCAAACCGATCCGGATCGACGACGAGGCGGCACTCGAGTCATTTCTCGACGATCACGACGTGGCCCTCGTCGAACTGTACACGGAGGGGTGTCCGAAGTGTCAGGCGATGGAGCCGGTGCTCGGCAACGTCGCACGGGCGACCGACGTCGCCGTCGGCATGGTGAATCCACGGGACGACCCCGCCCTCGTCGATCGATTCGCCGTCCAGTCGGTCCCGTTGCTCGTCCTCTTCGAGGACGGCGACGAACGCGCCCGGAAGGCAGAAGGGTTTCAGGGTGTCGATGACGTGATCGCGTTTCTCGAGGAGCACGTTCCCAGCGCCGTCAACGAGAGCTGA
- a CDS encoding PQQ-binding-like beta-propeller repeat protein produces the protein MPSIDRRRLLGTAAAALVGSVAVRRIGAQPDREPATRSPGWHHPERDGGNTASTTDPGPRTDGEIGWERRIDTTDSGGFSGFAQWDETLLVPGDRRLVAIDTASGDQQWRFAPADRRWSLDASPRVRDATAFLPSRSVYVNAVDLETRRLRWRYRTDGSIHATTLAGSLLCFSSFLDGNRRVIALETETGTERWRSPGQWHDAGATGDVIVAVRRRENRNLELKLAGVDLETGETVWSGTPDGFSLSLGSQVVACEDRALVTGHEGVVVLEAATGERRATLEGVPAAGGLAVGPDGERVYVTDPWEEAVTGVDLASDDRWTVETAAESGIAVGDDTVYVATADGLLALDATDGERRFAVEPEMTSPTSRPSRIETTPLVSGDVVYHRIGEAVYEVRRP, from the coding sequence ATGCCCTCCATCGACAGACGCCGCCTTCTCGGGACGGCCGCCGCCGCGCTCGTCGGCAGCGTCGCGGTCCGTCGGATCGGCGCCCAGCCCGACCGCGAGCCGGCGACGCGGTCACCGGGATGGCACCACCCCGAACGGGACGGCGGTAACACGGCCTCGACGACCGATCCAGGTCCCCGGACCGACGGCGAGATCGGCTGGGAACGACGGATCGACACGACTGATTCGGGCGGCTTCTCCGGGTTCGCACAGTGGGACGAGACGCTGCTCGTCCCCGGCGACCGTCGTCTGGTCGCGATCGACACGGCGTCTGGTGACCAGCAGTGGCGCTTCGCCCCCGCGGATCGCCGGTGGTCGCTCGACGCGAGCCCGCGCGTTCGCGACGCGACGGCGTTTCTTCCCTCCCGGAGCGTCTACGTGAACGCCGTCGACCTCGAGACCCGCCGTCTCCGGTGGCGCTACCGCACCGACGGGAGCATCCACGCGACGACGCTCGCTGGAAGCCTCCTCTGTTTCAGCAGCTTCCTCGATGGGAACCGCCGGGTGATCGCACTCGAGACCGAGACCGGAACCGAACGCTGGCGATCCCCCGGCCAGTGGCACGACGCCGGTGCGACCGGGGACGTCATCGTTGCCGTGCGGAGACGGGAGAACCGAAACCTCGAGCTAAAACTCGCCGGGGTCGACCTCGAGACGGGCGAGACGGTGTGGTCGGGAACGCCCGACGGGTTCTCGCTCTCGCTCGGATCGCAGGTCGTCGCTTGCGAGGATCGGGCGCTCGTCACCGGCCACGAGGGCGTCGTCGTCCTCGAGGCGGCGACCGGCGAGAGGCGGGCGACGCTCGAGGGGGTGCCCGCCGCGGGTGGTCTCGCGGTCGGCCCCGACGGGGAGCGCGTCTACGTCACCGACCCGTGGGAGGAGGCGGTGACCGGCGTCGACCTCGCAAGCGACGACCGCTGGACCGTCGAGACCGCGGCCGAGTCCGGCATTGCGGTCGGCGACGACACCGTCTACGTCGCCACGGCCGACGGACTACTGGCGCTCGACGCGACGGACGGCGAGCGTCGGTTCGCCGTCGAGCCCGAGATGACGTCACCCACCTCGAGGCCGTCGCGGATCGAGACGACGCCGCTCGTCTCCGGCGACGTCGTCTATCACCGGATCGGCGAGGCAGTGTACGAGGTGCGTCGGCCGTGA
- a CDS encoding ArsR/SmtB family transcription factor, whose protein sequence is MQQERSSTPSQVFQILADDYARRILVAADQEPMSAKDLSDACDASLTTVYRRVSMLQEHGLIDERRSIGPDGAHRSTFETALEELHVDLSEGELTMTLETRDELADTFTSLWDALRDDR, encoded by the coding sequence GTGCAACAGGAGCGATCGTCGACCCCGTCCCAGGTCTTTCAGATCCTGGCGGACGACTACGCACGGCGAATCCTCGTCGCGGCGGACCAGGAACCGATGTCCGCGAAAGATCTCAGTGACGCGTGTGACGCGTCGCTGACGACGGTGTATCGGCGCGTCTCGATGCTCCAAGAACACGGCCTCATCGACGAACGCCGGTCGATCGGACCGGACGGCGCACACCGAAGCACGTTCGAGACCGCACTCGAGGAGCTGCACGTCGACCTCTCGGAGGGCGAACTGACGATGACACTGGAGACGCGTGACGAACTCGCAGACACCTTCACGTCGCTGTGGGATGCCCTTCGTGACGACCGATGA
- a CDS encoding carbamoyltransferase family protein, producing the protein MTDYRLAFKPAIGLYGQHDPSAVLFEDGTPVFGVEEERYTREKHATETFPEHAIRACLDYRDLDLSDLEHILLPYDPQLQGEIASHYLTDAIRAPGLGRKLSALEQTLVAQVRSRFVPTRQVEARLESFATPVPPIETIAHHRCHAASAFHPSGFDEGVVLTVDAKGEYDSTVIWDADSERLERVRTYEHPNSLGLFFAIVTEYLGYRMFNGEGKVMGLAPYGEDNPEIERVLRSLIDTGVDYDVTKLTKRWGTGHGVALLEDAFGRPRTETPGEFDQWEKDLAHTAQKLLEETVVEIVETAVERLGAANVALAGGVALNCKLNKRVRESPLVDDVFVQPVAHDAGLALGAGWATQRPADVDRQTTVYFGPAYETDGIRSTLETNKIAYAEPDDLERYVAERLADGQLVGWFQGRMEMGPRALGARSILADPRTAESRDRVNRFVKHREEWRPFAPSMLEEAASDYLVDGQPAPFMIDAYDVDPETTDDLAAVLHPADDSTRPQTVREDQHPRYHRLISEFADITGVAVVLNTSFNDHAEPIVRTPTQALKDFYGMGLDVLVLEDLVVEKDTQ; encoded by the coding sequence ATGACAGACTATCGACTTGCATTTAAACCCGCAATCGGTCTCTACGGCCAGCACGATCCGAGTGCTGTTCTCTTCGAAGACGGCACTCCCGTCTTCGGCGTCGAAGAAGAGCGATACACGCGCGAAAAACACGCGACGGAGACCTTCCCCGAGCACGCGATTCGGGCGTGTCTCGATTATCGCGACCTCGATCTTTCCGACCTCGAGCACATTCTGCTGCCGTACGATCCACAGCTTCAGGGTGAAATCGCTTCGCACTATCTCACCGACGCGATTCGAGCACCCGGGCTGGGTCGAAAGCTCTCCGCGCTAGAGCAAACGCTCGTTGCCCAGGTCCGGAGTCGGTTCGTTCCGACGCGCCAGGTCGAAGCCCGCCTCGAGTCGTTCGCCACACCTGTTCCACCGATCGAAACGATCGCCCACCACCGCTGTCACGCTGCGAGCGCGTTTCACCCCTCCGGATTCGACGAGGGAGTCGTCCTCACGGTCGACGCCAAAGGCGAGTACGACTCGACGGTGATCTGGGACGCCGACAGCGAGCGACTCGAGCGCGTGCGTACGTACGAACACCCCAACAGCCTCGGACTCTTTTTTGCCATCGTGACGGAGTATCTCGGCTACCGGATGTTCAACGGCGAAGGGAAGGTGATGGGGCTTGCACCGTACGGCGAGGACAACCCCGAGATCGAACGCGTCTTGCGGAGCCTGATCGACACCGGCGTCGACTACGACGTCACCAAACTGACGAAGCGATGGGGAACTGGCCACGGCGTCGCGTTGCTCGAGGACGCCTTCGGTCGCCCGCGAACGGAGACGCCCGGCGAGTTCGACCAGTGGGAGAAAGACCTCGCACACACGGCTCAGAAACTGCTCGAGGAGACGGTCGTCGAGATCGTGGAGACGGCCGTCGAACGGCTCGGGGCCGCGAACGTCGCGCTCGCAGGCGGCGTCGCGCTCAACTGCAAACTGAACAAGCGCGTTCGGGAGTCGCCGCTCGTCGACGACGTCTTCGTCCAGCCCGTCGCCCACGACGCAGGGCTCGCACTCGGGGCGGGGTGGGCAACGCAGCGTCCGGCGGACGTCGACCGCCAGACGACGGTCTACTTCGGCCCCGCCTACGAGACCGACGGGATCAGATCGACCCTCGAGACGAACAAGATCGCGTACGCAGAGCCCGACGACCTCGAGCGATACGTCGCCGAACGGCTCGCAGACGGTCAGCTCGTCGGCTGGTTTCAGGGACGAATGGAGATGGGGCCACGAGCGCTCGGAGCCAGGAGCATCCTCGCCGATCCTCGAACCGCCGAATCTCGAGACCGGGTCAATCGGTTCGTCAAACACCGCGAGGAGTGGCGGCCGTTCGCCCCCTCGATGCTCGAGGAGGCGGCGAGTGACTACCTCGTCGACGGACAGCCGGCACCGTTCATGATCGACGCCTACGACGTCGACCCTGAAACGACCGACGACCTCGCGGCCGTCTTGCACCCGGCCGACGACTCGACGCGACCCCAGACGGTCCGGGAAGACCAGCACCCCCGCTATCATCGGCTCATCTCCGAGTTCGCCGACATCACCGGCGTGGCGGTCGTGCTCAACACCTCGTTCAACGACCACGCCGAACCGATCGTCCGGACGCCGACCCAGGCGCTCAAGGACTTCTACGGGATGGGACTCGACGTGCTCGTCCTCGAGGACCTCGTCGTCGAGAAGGACACGCAGTAG
- a CDS encoding NYN domain-containing protein translates to MFDRVRTRLEPDETSTVGLFVDGPNILRDEFDVDLDDLREVATGLGRTGILRLYLDEHATPGLIQAAEARGFEVVVTSGDVDVKLAVDATALATDGTLDVLVIASRDTDFKPALEHAGRVGVETVAIAPGSYGRSDALGNAADEAITLGE, encoded by the coding sequence ATGTTCGACCGCGTTCGTACCCGTCTCGAGCCCGACGAGACGTCGACCGTCGGGCTGTTCGTCGACGGGCCGAACATCCTCCGCGACGAGTTCGACGTCGATCTCGACGACCTCCGGGAGGTCGCGACCGGCCTCGGCCGAACCGGCATCCTTCGACTCTACCTCGACGAACACGCCACGCCGGGACTGATCCAGGCGGCCGAAGCTCGCGGCTTCGAAGTCGTCGTCACCAGCGGTGACGTCGACGTGAAACTGGCCGTCGACGCCACCGCCCTCGCGACCGACGGAACGCTCGACGTGCTCGTGATCGCCTCCCGTGACACCGACTTCAAACCCGCACTCGAGCACGCCGGCCGCGTCGGCGTCGAGACGGTCGCGATCGCGCCCGGAAGCTACGGTCGCTCCGACGCCCTGGGAAACGCCGCCGACGAGGCGATCACGCTCGGAGAGTGA
- the gcvT gene encoding glycine cleavage system aminomethyltransferase GcvT: MPLQTPPLRGLHAERGAKFTEFGGWDMPVEFDSIREEHAAVRDDAGIFDVSHMGEIHVTGPDATELVQGLTTNDVTDLGVGDAQYAAMTDEDGIIIDDTIVYRLPGERETPPGSRDDDTGDGEPTYLFIPNAGTDEETHERWVEYRTDHDLEATVDNRTDEYAMFAVQGPNAVDLVDSAAEEPVADLDRFSGTEATLAGVECWLSRTGYTGEDGFEAVVPWNEAETVWSAFDCQPCGLGARDTLRIEAGLLLAGQEFDPESNPRTPYEAGIDFAVALEAEFVGRDALARIAETGVEEELVGFRLIDRGVPRNGYDITNTDGRVIGTVTSGTMSPTLGDPVGLGYVPTEYAEPGTTLQIVVRGQSKKARVEPIPFIDT; the protein is encoded by the coding sequence ATGCCGCTCCAGACGCCGCCGCTACGTGGGTTACACGCCGAGCGCGGAGCGAAGTTCACCGAGTTCGGCGGCTGGGACATGCCAGTCGAGTTCGATTCGATCCGCGAGGAACACGCGGCCGTCCGCGATGACGCCGGTATCTTCGACGTCTCGCACATGGGCGAGATCCACGTCACCGGCCCGGACGCGACGGAGCTGGTCCAGGGGCTCACGACGAACGACGTCACCGACCTCGGAGTCGGAGACGCCCAGTACGCGGCGATGACCGACGAGGACGGCATCATCATCGACGACACCATCGTCTATCGGCTCCCCGGCGAGCGCGAGACGCCACCCGGATCTCGCGACGACGACACCGGCGACGGCGAACCGACCTACCTGTTCATCCCCAACGCTGGCACCGACGAGGAAACCCACGAGCGGTGGGTCGAGTACCGCACCGACCACGACCTCGAGGCGACGGTCGACAACCGGACCGACGAGTACGCGATGTTCGCAGTGCAAGGGCCGAACGCCGTCGACCTCGTCGACTCGGCCGCCGAGGAACCGGTTGCAGACCTCGATCGGTTCTCGGGGACCGAAGCCACGCTCGCAGGCGTCGAGTGCTGGCTCTCCCGAACGGGATACACCGGCGAAGACGGTTTCGAGGCCGTCGTTCCGTGGAACGAAGCGGAGACGGTCTGGTCGGCGTTCGACTGCCAGCCGTGTGGCCTCGGCGCGCGAGACACGCTCCGGATCGAGGCCGGGCTGTTACTCGCCGGCCAGGAGTTCGACCCCGAGTCGAACCCCCGGACGCCCTACGAAGCCGGCATCGACTTCGCCGTGGCCCTCGAGGCCGAGTTCGTCGGCCGGGACGCGCTGGCGCGGATCGCCGAAACGGGCGTCGAGGAAGAACTCGTCGGCTTCCGGCTCATCGACCGCGGCGTCCCCCGCAACGGCTACGACATCACGAACACCGACGGCCGCGTGATCGGCACCGTCACGAGCGGGACGATGAGCCCGACTCTCGGGGATCCGGTCGGGCTGGGCTACGTTCCGACGGAGTACGCCGAACCCGGCACGACCCTGCAGATCGTCGTCCGCGGTCAGTCGAAGAAAGCACGCGTCGAACCCATCCCCTTTATCGACACATGA
- a CDS encoding DUF7521 family protein yields the protein MEAPFLIAKLITFALSLAVAYLAYHGYRRNDRKPMLYVAAGFVFIGAGAICEGLLYLVLGTSIVSAGLIQAAIVSSGMILILLSLTK from the coding sequence ATCGAGGCACCGTTTCTCATCGCGAAACTCATCACGTTCGCGTTGAGCCTCGCCGTCGCGTATCTGGCCTATCACGGCTACCGACGAAACGACCGCAAACCGATGCTGTACGTCGCTGCCGGGTTCGTGTTCATCGGAGCCGGAGCGATCTGTGAGGGGCTGCTCTATCTGGTCCTCGGAACCTCGATCGTCTCGGCCGGGCTCATCCAGGCAGCGATCGTCTCGAGCGGGATGATCCTCATTCTTCTCTCACTGACGAAGTGA
- the arcS gene encoding archaeosine synthase subunit alpha — protein MTDYFEIHERDGAARLGELRLETSVRTPALVDDVLADAGSLWASDREVPDGDDARLTVLPHRAFPGGTAAEVQESFAVDHPDVEYPSAAVVSSESATDHGTDAYVLSDVQSIVGHGAALVEAVVDAREAVPEDTAVIFSGVATPRNVATLAYAGVDCFDASRAIVNGTQGTYLTTENEYFLEDLEELPCSCPACRTPREEFTREDCVEHNRNALAAELAVVRQRIREGRLRDYVEGQARHDQWLTATMRELDDQWGYLEERTPILREAEITAATEDTLRRVEIQRYADRVTTRYRNRFSNPLVLVPCSARKPYSDSQSHKQFHDAVQWRAHLVSMTSPIGVVPQELETTYPAQHYDTVVTGRWSEDEIEFVSEVLRRYLERNSYPDIVAHVPDEGYRDIVERVEDELDLEITYTVDAGAHPTDDASLANLREALSGELKYSKREREHNTVRAIADYLLGDGAGDDLFEDIKTTSRYPKIQVRDRANTQLATMVARYGTLSFTLEGAKRWVESDAPTKRVEIDGFVPHGSVLAPGVVDADEEIRVGDEVVVEGPKAFAVGRAEMFGREMVESSRGVACEIRHVEET, from the coding sequence ATGACCGACTACTTCGAGATCCACGAGCGCGACGGGGCCGCCCGCCTGGGTGAGCTCCGGCTCGAAACGTCCGTCCGGACGCCCGCGCTCGTCGACGACGTCCTCGCAGACGCCGGCTCGCTGTGGGCGAGCGACCGCGAGGTGCCCGACGGCGACGACGCCCGCCTCACGGTGTTGCCACACCGGGCGTTCCCGGGCGGGACCGCCGCGGAGGTTCAGGAATCGTTCGCCGTCGACCACCCCGACGTCGAGTACCCGAGCGCCGCGGTCGTCTCGAGCGAGAGTGCGACGGACCACGGCACGGACGCCTACGTCCTCTCGGACGTCCAATCGATCGTCGGCCACGGCGCGGCGCTCGTCGAGGCCGTCGTCGACGCCCGCGAGGCAGTTCCCGAGGACACCGCAGTGATCTTCTCCGGCGTCGCCACACCCCGAAACGTCGCCACCCTCGCATACGCTGGCGTCGACTGTTTCGACGCCTCGAGAGCGATCGTAAACGGTACGCAGGGGACGTACCTCACGACCGAGAACGAGTACTTCCTCGAGGATCTCGAGGAACTGCCCTGTTCGTGTCCGGCCTGTCGAACGCCTCGTGAGGAGTTTACCCGGGAGGACTGCGTCGAACACAACCGCAACGCGCTCGCAGCCGAACTTGCCGTCGTCCGCCAGCGCATTCGAGAGGGGCGGCTGCGCGATTACGTGGAGGGCCAGGCCCGCCACGACCAGTGGCTCACCGCGACGATGCGCGAACTCGACGATCAGTGGGGCTACCTCGAGGAACGGACGCCGATCCTCAGAGAGGCCGAGATCACCGCAGCGACCGAGGACACGCTCCGTCGGGTGGAAATCCAGCGCTACGCCGACCGGGTGACCACGCGCTATCGCAACCGGTTTTCGAACCCACTCGTGCTCGTCCCCTGCTCCGCTCGAAAGCCCTACAGCGACTCCCAGAGTCACAAGCAGTTTCACGACGCCGTCCAGTGGCGCGCTCACCTCGTCTCGATGACCAGCCCGATCGGCGTCGTTCCCCAAGAACTCGAGACCACCTACCCCGCCCAGCACTACGACACCGTCGTCACGGGCCGGTGGTCGGAAGACGAGATCGAGTTCGTGAGCGAAGTCCTCCGGCGATACCTCGAGCGCAACTCCTATCCCGACATCGTCGCCCACGTCCCCGACGAGGGCTACCGCGACATCGTAGAGCGGGTCGAGGACGAACTCGACCTCGAGATCACCTACACCGTCGACGCAGGCGCACACCCGACCGACGACGCCTCGCTCGCGAACCTCCGAGAAGCACTGTCGGGCGAGCTCAAATACTCGAAACGCGAACGCGAGCACAACACTGTCCGGGCCATCGCGGACTACCTGCTCGGCGACGGCGCGGGCGACGACCTCTTCGAAGACATCAAAACGACCAGTCGCTATCCGAAGATCCAGGTCCGCGACCGTGCGAACACCCAGCTCGCGACGATGGTCGCCCGCTACGGGACGCTGTCGTTCACGCTCGAGGGCGCGAAGCGATGGGTCGAGAGCGACGCACCCACCAAACGCGTCGAAATCGACGGCTTCGTCCCCCACGGCAGCGTCCTCGCGCCGGGCGTCGTCGACGCCGACGAGGAGATCCGGGTGGGTGACGAGGTCGTCGTCGAGGGTCCCAAGGCGTTCGCCGTCGGCCGCGCAGAGATGTTCGGCCGCGAGATGGTCGAGAGTTCACGCGGCGTCGCGTGTGAGATCCGCCACGTCGAAGAGACGTAA
- a CDS encoding helix-turn-helix domain-containing protein, which produces MKSVRLVVEYDAETMHPAHELVCESPRIEREYLLEGRADDGVETILSYVEGDLEPYERTLEATSGLLEYDLRPTGDGGFFVYARSELGDSGRSLERAFDQETIVVVPPIEFRPDRTMRLTLIGHPEDLQATIDNFPPGIDATVSWIGDHAQAVEGRLTDRQREALQVAWDRGYYDVPREGDLETVAEELGITTATASTLLRRAEARLVEDALEWNRQG; this is translated from the coding sequence ATGAAGTCCGTCCGGCTCGTCGTCGAGTACGACGCGGAGACGATGCACCCAGCTCACGAACTGGTGTGTGAATCGCCCCGGATCGAGCGGGAGTACCTGCTCGAGGGACGCGCCGACGACGGCGTCGAGACGATCCTGAGCTACGTCGAGGGCGACCTCGAGCCCTACGAACGGACACTCGAGGCGACGTCCGGACTCCTCGAGTACGACCTCCGGCCGACGGGCGACGGCGGCTTCTTCGTCTACGCACGCTCGGAACTCGGCGACAGCGGCCGCTCGCTCGAGCGCGCGTTCGATCAGGAGACGATCGTCGTCGTGCCGCCGATCGAGTTCCGACCCGACCGGACGATGCGACTGACGCTCATCGGCCACCCCGAAGACCTGCAGGCGACGATCGACAACTTTCCCCCGGGGATCGATGCGACCGTCAGCTGGATCGGCGACCACGCCCAGGCCGTCGAGGGACGCCTGACCGACCGTCAGCGCGAAGCGCTCCAGGTCGCCTGGGACCGGGGCTACTACGACGTGCCCCGGGAGGGAGACCTCGAGACGGTCGCCGAGGAACTCGGGATTACGACGGCGACGGCCTCGACGCTGCTCCGACGGGCGGAGGCGCGGCTGGTCGAGGACGCGCTGGAGTGGAACCGGCAGGGATGA
- a CDS encoding cytochrome P450, which yields MSESDVPAVEGLPVVGNALGMARDPWGVTERAASEGDVVRMRILRREPYLVTHPAAFERVLLSESDRFRKADVLSEALADVAETAVISAEGEQWRRIRSSLEPAFDARRVSSFADEIVAETRRHVDRWEDGQRIDVGAEMRTLTASIFGATLFGDGYEPLSAATNELVAAMADRFEMPALFVPDWVPTRTNRRFDAAVDRFDGTLERAIADRREGDGETESAGFDVLGALVDAADEGELSDQELKDQLFTLLFAGHGPTATALEFAWFSLARTPEVAERLASEVDDLEGEPSLSSPGPDSYVASVVDETLRLYPPVFELWREPNADVTIRGYEVPAGTELLLPVYTLHRDERWWDEPEQFRPERWADEDVPAEEFAYVPFGVGPRSCIGRRLATLTLRLAVATIARRYRFELAPDQSRTVDLGLSTTLSPSEPIELVVRERSD from the coding sequence ATGAGCGAATCAGACGTTCCGGCCGTCGAGGGGTTGCCAGTCGTGGGAAACGCGCTCGGGATGGCCCGCGATCCGTGGGGGGTCACCGAACGGGCCGCGAGCGAGGGCGACGTCGTCCGGATGCGGATACTCCGGCGGGAGCCCTACCTCGTGACCCACCCGGCGGCGTTCGAACGAGTGCTGTTGAGCGAGAGCGACCGATTCCGGAAGGCGGACGTGTTGAGCGAGGCGCTTGCCGACGTGGCGGAGACGGCGGTGATCTCGGCCGAAGGTGAGCAGTGGCGTCGCATCCGGTCGAGTCTCGAGCCCGCCTTCGACGCACGGCGGGTCTCGAGTTTCGCCGACGAGATCGTCGCCGAGACCCGCCGTCACGTCGACCGCTGGGAGGACGGCCAGCGGATCGACGTCGGCGCGGAGATGCGAACGCTGACCGCCTCGATCTTCGGCGCGACGCTGTTCGGCGACGGGTACGAACCGCTGTCGGCGGCCACGAACGAACTCGTCGCGGCGATGGCGGATCGCTTCGAGATGCCCGCGCTGTTCGTCCCCGACTGGGTGCCCACGCGGACGAACCGCCGGTTCGACGCCGCCGTCGACCGGTTCGACGGGACGCTCGAGCGGGCTATCGCCGACCGACGCGAGGGGGACGGCGAGACCGAATCGGCGGGTTTCGACGTGCTCGGGGCCCTCGTCGACGCGGCCGACGAGGGAGAGCTCTCCGACCAGGAGCTGAAAGACCAGCTGTTCACGCTTCTTTTCGCCGGCCACGGGCCGACGGCGACCGCCCTCGAGTTCGCGTGGTTCTCGCTCGCCCGGACGCCCGAGGTCGCCGAGAGACTGGCGAGCGAAGTCGACGACCTCGAGGGCGAGCCCTCGCTTTCATCGCCGGGGCCGGACTCCTACGTCGCGTCAGTCGTCGACGAGACGCTCCGGCTCTACCCGCCGGTGTTCGAACTCTGGCGCGAGCCGAACGCGGACGTCACGATCCGGGGCTATGAGGTGCCGGCCGGCACGGAGCTGTTGTTGCCCGTCTACACGCTCCACCGCGACGAGCGCTGGTGGGACGAACCCGAGCAGTTCCGTCCGGAACGGTGGGCCGACGAGGACGTCCCGGCCGAGGAGTTCGCGTACGTCCCCTTCGGCGTCGGCCCGCGCTCCTGTATCGGCCGCCGGCTGGCGACGCTCACCCTCCGGCTGGCCGTCGCGACGATCGCCCGCCGGTACCGCTTCGAGCTGGCACCCGACCAGTCCAGGACGGTCGACCTTGGGCTATCGACGACGCTGTCGCCGTCGGAGCCGATCGAACTGGTCGTCCGTGAGCGATCGGACTGA
- the gcvH gene encoding glycine cleavage system protein GcvH, with protein sequence MSFETPDDRRYLESHEWAHERDGVVRVGISDFAQDELGDVVFVELPDEGESVTQEDAFGVVESIKAVSDLYAPVSGEVVAVNEAVFDAPELVNDEPYGEGWMLEIEPADGDELEELLTATEYEDQIA encoded by the coding sequence ATGAGTTTCGAGACACCCGACGACAGACGGTATCTGGAATCGCACGAGTGGGCACACGAACGAGACGGCGTCGTCCGCGTGGGTATCAGCGACTTCGCCCAGGACGAACTCGGCGACGTCGTCTTCGTCGAACTCCCCGACGAGGGCGAGTCGGTCACGCAGGAAGACGCCTTCGGCGTCGTCGAGTCGATCAAGGCCGTCTCCGATCTCTACGCGCCGGTAAGCGGCGAGGTCGTCGCGGTCAACGAGGCGGTGTTCGACGCCCCCGAACTCGTCAACGACGAGCCCTACGGCGAGGGCTGGATGCTCGAGATCGAGCCGGCCGACGGGGACGAACTCGAGGAGCTGTTGACCGCCACCGAGTACGAGGACCAGATCGCATAA